The stretch of DNA GCTAAAACTAGCTTGGCACAGTGCTTTCCGTACCCTCGGGAACATATTGCTGTACATAAAATGGGGTCTCAGCATGAAAATATTAAGGAGACACCTCAGGCAGCTTCCTTTAAAGGCTTCATACAACCAGTGTTACTTAGAAACACTCATTTCACAACTACTTGGTGAAATATCTATTCATATTATAGTATCATTCACGCCTATTATCCCTGTAGTAGGTAGAGCCGGaactggtgtacccactttcccctgtatgtattccgtcccatgatatgatatggGGGGACAACTGTACCatgcaaaaattccagactcctgacTGATACAGAGTCATAAATATCACTGCTGGACCTGATCCAAGAGTTCAGCACTGCAGGCGTATTATAATcttgaatagaaaataaaataaaattgaatcatGTTTGTCGTTACTTACAGAAGCTGGGTATtggtattaaacattttaaaaatgcatACTAATTTCAGATTTTCGTTAAAAACGACAAACACAACGCTTTAGTTACAACCGTGGATCTAGTCGGCAGGACAATCCTACACACAGCAGTGCTCTCCAATTGGAGTACAGGAGTTTGTATCGCTCTGGCAGAAGGGGCGGATCCATTAGCTTTggtaataacttatattattcATATCCCAAGGATTGACGTCAAACGAATGTATGCTTTCCGTAATACGAAATTAGGTTCCGGTTTGACAGTTATTCTTGTTCAATATAAGACGACTTTCATCATCAAACAATCGTCATGAAGGAATGTGAAAGCGCAGTGCATAGCATGTTTTCTATGCTCCTAATTATGGGCAGTAGTAGTGCTCACGAGAAGACGAGGAACCAGGTTGTCTCATAATTTAATCGTGAAAAATCAGTCCATGCAACTTTAGAagaacatcgcgaggaaaccttgTGGGGGTACCTAAGTTAGTTAATAAGATTTATATGTGAaatcaacccgcactaggcccaTTTAGTGAAATGAAGtctaaaccttctcagtagtagaggaggtcgaAGCTCAGCAGTGactagaatataatatagggctggtattatttttattgatttactttcGAAGTGAATCGGTGTTAGTTTAATCGGTGCATTATACACGGGATAGGAACGCGACTCTAAACATGCCTTTTACGTGGCCCTTTTACATCTTCCAGCATTTTATACCTGAGAGATACAGTTCCGCTGTCTATATACTTCAAACGATTGtaaaaattttgcaatataataataatatcagccctgtattatatactgtcctactgttgggcacgggcctcctctactactgagagggattaggcattagtccaccacgctggcctagtgcggattggtagacttcacacaccttcgaaattcctatagaggacttctctggtgtgcaggtttccccacggtgttttccttcaccgttaaagcgagcgataattcacaacgaatacacacatatttttttagaaaagtcggagtgtgtgcccttggtatttgaaccaaCGGACATTCGCTTCGGCAGTCCGATCCAcaaccgactaggctatcgccgcttttttcatAACtccattataatcattaattaattttaggcACATGACGGAGAATCTCCATTCCATTTAGCTGCAGCCCTTGGCAACCTAAATATCGTCAACGAGATACTGAGCGTCGttgatatcaaaaataatattaacatcaaAAATATGCATAGCCAAACCCCACTTTTTAAAGCAGTTGACAATGGGCATACTAATTGTGTTATAAAACTCCTTAAATGTGGAGCATCTATCACAGTAACTACGGGTCAAGGGATGAATGTATTACACGTCGCTGCTAAACGAGGTTATCAcgatatattaaacatattacttGATCATAACGACGCTGACACTAAAGAACTAATAGACTCACAAATTGAAAACTGTAAACAAAAATTCGGTCCAATACATTTTGCCGTTTGGCACAACCACCCAGAATGCGTTAAActacttctaacaaaaaacGCTTCCGTCTTGATGAATTCGAGTGGCGTCAATATGGTTATCACTCCCTTACACCTAGCAGCCCTGAAAAATAATGTGGAAATAGCAAAGATTCTGATCGAATTCAATGCAGCGACAATACACGAAGTTGATTATTTTGGATTCACACCACTGCACGCAGCAAGCTACTGCGCAAGCCGGAAGGTGGTcatatttcttctaaaacaagGCGCTAATTTAGCAGCCATTACTAGAGagaaaaaagtaattacaaaaACATCTGTGGATATGATCATGAAAAACATGTCGCAACCCACTGATTTCATGGAGGAAGTGTTTGACTCTTGCATTCACGGTAACGATTTAAATCTTCACGATTCTAACTGCAAAGTAACTGTCGATTACAGCATATTACTTCCCGATTTTGGGGATAAATTTCTCGCCGATATAGAGTCTAAAACGTACAAAATTGAACAAATGAGTGTGATAGAGGCAATCATCGGTTCCGGAAACAGACAAAACCAGAATAGATTGCTGCTTCACCCTCTAATACAAAGCTTTCTTTGGTTGAAATGGAGAGCGCTGTCgccgtttttttattgtatgattATAGTATACATCTGGTTCGCAATATCTTTTACAGGATTTCTTTTATCAACTCTCTTAGCGAATCACACAAATTTGACTACTCCTTACACTTCAAACGACAATAATACGAACAGCACTAGTTTTAACACATCAAACGTCAATGACGCGAACGGAATCATTTCTTACACTCCAACCTCAAACATATGGTTCCAAATATTAAGGTGGCCACTGATATTACTAGTTATACaagtaagtataattataataatagtaataataatatcagccctgtattatatacttgcccactgctgagtacgggcctcctctactactgagagggattaggccttagtccaccacactggcctagtgcggattggtagacttcacacaccttcgaattcctatacagaacttctcagatgtgcaggttgcctcacaatgtttccttcaccgttaaagcgaacgataaattcacaaagaacacacatgattttagaaaagtcagaggtgtgtgcccgtgggatttgaacctgcggacattcgtcttggcagtccgttccacacccaactaggctatggccgcttttaagtataattgcattaataaatttcaaaatatatttaatgaatgtgATCTACATTTTATCTTAAGACCAGAAGCCCTCCAGCGTGTTTTTTATGTATGGGCACGAAAAAGTAAGCCCTTTTAGCCGCCTCCGGtctgtttgtattatttgctgCGCTCGAAATCACTTATAAGTTACATAATACATGTTGAGTTTTACTAACTTATGCTTAcatacattatagctataagttataatttttttcatgattgtaatcgtagtgttaagtctgctggaaaatctaataaataaacaaataaataggtCACcctagttctaagggtgcgaaaTGTTGCCGTTACAACTAATTCTCTCAGAGTAGTAGTGGCagtagggcgcgtaaaattaaattactttcataaatattgattttgttcgaaacttagacatttttattttacatctacggctcaagtaacatattttaacgtgttatttccaagtagataaacatgtggtttcatttagtaacgcaatataaaaatgaccCGGTATAGTTTCATAGCAAAATGTTCGTTACAGGAGATATTTCATTACAAGTACTCGAAGAAATATGTGACACAATTGGAGAGCTGGTTGAAATTGTGTCTTATTTACTTAATCATATACCTTATTTCTTACAATAAGTCTTCATCGGACACAATTACGTACCGAAATGCAGCTGCAATAGCTATGCTTCTGTCTTGGATACAGCTGATGTTTTTCTTATCCGGATCTCCTACATACGGATACTATGTTCCGATGTTCAGGATGGTATCTTTGAACATGGTTAAGGTAAGGTTTCTgcttaaaacacttaaaatagtTGTACCATTCTTAGAGGCGAGAAAATATGTTACTTCATAATATCAAATAGGGTATTTAGAAACTGCAAAATTTTTTCccctattcatagacgttttttatctaaggacggagtaaagctgagatacaacaatattagctaatcacaacggtcctatagctacgcactgcgaaggctgccatgccgttagcaATGAGAAACAAACTTCTTaccacagctttactccgtccttagataaaaaacgtctatgaataagggggtttgtTTCTTAGTAGCTAGTTAGACAACAAATAGGATTGCTACGTACACTCTCAAGCATGCCATAATTAATTCTCAGACTGTTATAGAACCTTATACCCGTGCTAACTTTTCTTAACAGTACTACGCGAGCTGATTTGCGGAACCATAGTTGTGTATCCTCTTTCATCGTGGCCAGAACAAAAATTTTTGGAAGTTGTTACCATTAGGCCGTAAACTATTTTGCCTGCACAGGTTTTCCCTCTTTTTACGGTTTCGTAACTCAAAAGGAAACcctataggatcactttgttgtccgtctgtccgtctgtctgtctagACAGTTGACAGACGTCAAGTCCCTCTGTCTAAGCAACGCGTACAGGTATCAACTTAAATACTCGCGTTCTACTGTAAGGGAATCAAACGTGTAAGTTTATATAGCATATTTCTgcatattttgaaatttcacaagggaatcaaaacatATAGGGTACTTTCCATTAACCTAGAATGGTGAAAATAgacaagaagcaatgtcttataGTACAAGTAAAGGGAAAAATCTACAAGCcgtatatatattagtataacataaaaaagctaGTTGGTACGGAACCTGCAGTTCGCGAGACCAACTCGCACTTGAGCGTTTTTTATCATAGGTATTAActcttaagttttatttttaccatttccTAAAGAATACATACAAGTTTTCAATACAGCTATTCTAAACTGATCTTTTTTCAGGTTCTCCTGACCTTCGGATTTCTAATCATTGGCTTCTCACTCAGTTTTATGATCGTGTTCCATGCAGAGGAACCGTTTGAAAACCCTTTCGCCGCCATCATCAAGACCATGGTGATGATGACGTCAGAATTTGATTATGAGAATCTCATgggtaaaataaaagaaaatgaagGATTAACACCATTTCTTATCCCTGTTCGTGTCGTCTTCGTAGGCTTCCTGATATTCACTGCAATAGTCCTCATGAACTTGATGGTCGGTGTGGCTGTCAACGACTTACAAAACCTGGAGTTTCTAGGCAATATAGGGAAAACCGAAAAACAAGTGGAATTTTTATCTTTCCTCGAAAACGTGAAGAATTTTTTGCGCTGCAACAGGCTTATAGCTTATTGCTTTCCTATAACGAAGAAGACAGTAAAAAAGAGCATTATTCTAGGTACAAACGAGCTGtcgtgtaaatattttaataagttaccATCACACCTGAGGGACTCTATATTTGATATTGCTCTGAGACACAAACGACAAAGAGATGAATTGCTCGGTTCTAAAACTTACAACACGAAACTTGATGAAATTTACAAAGTCATTgtaaaaaattctaaacaagATGAACTATGCAGTTCTCCTGAACCAATGGAGGAGGagggacaaaataaaaatcaacacaTCAAAGAAGAAATAAACGCTACGCAAAGCATAGAATCACTTATAACAGAACTAAAACTACATCTTGACTCTCGTTTTAAACAAAATCAGAATTCAATCGAATTactcaatataaaaatagacaatatactcaataaattaaacatgtaGATGTAAAGAACTGATGTATGCGACGTATCACGAACCAAAAGAAACCTTTTTCATAAACCATTacaaaccaaacaataattcaGCTTCATAttccaaggtgttaaaacccgccatagagacCCACGTAATGGCTGCCATACATGCTACGGTCCATCGGAAAGGTCCAccggtgcaggtatgcctgcgccggTAGACCGCAATCTGTGTGGGAATAGACCTGTGCAGATTTTTGAGCCTGTGCAGGCGACCGGCGCAGAATCGAAAATCAATACTTTCAATTGATacctgcgcaggcatacctgcacagatgacctctccggtagaccgtagcgtgtatggcttgcataagtgtgtcgcgttccgagattaaCCTGTGAATATCTGGtaccaacaggtcggcataattgtgtcgactgtcgaagggtaatcatctctcgtcagtcgacattctattggaccccactccacttaccatcagatgcagtgaagtCACTCTGCCGTgagcgaataaaaaaagaaaaaaatatgctgTTGAaaagactgtctcggtggcgtatttgtattgcgtGCAAAGTACAATATTGCTTTAAGATTCTGTTTATGCTGTCATTCCCAAGTTCGAATACTGGGTTGAGAAATGTGGTActgggttttctgctcaatatcagcaaGGATTTATTAtagaagatattattttaaaagagtgtctggttgcacctctgcctatctcttGGATTTAAAGGCGAgcggaatttttttttattattaaaataccagTGATGTAATCTGCTTTGctattgcaaaataaaagaCTCGATCAGTGAACCAATGAAACTAAGGAAATAGAAAGATGAATTACAGGAATACACATTGAATTAAAcaaagatgtaaaataaattagaataagaTGTCATTTTCAACGttattaaaacaactttaattttttgtttttttttttcactttaccTCCATGTTTGGGTCACACAGGCCAGATGTAACATTGTGCTGTATTTTTCCAGTAGGCtcttcccgcaggaaagatccaatataataatataactaatctACTCGACTaacaggaaagatacaacataataatgataat from Manduca sexta isolate Smith_Timp_Sample1 chromosome 4, JHU_Msex_v1.0, whole genome shotgun sequence encodes:
- the LOC115445900 gene encoding ankyrin-1 isoform X2; amino-acid sequence: MHKLTLFNMLKCKRGEDEEESSENNLLQHEDVSLELEEVITSGKDNLNSISSSQCETGSPSKVEVQVQVHCDGHTQDPGLAKNSTLESNKRNERFQRGLDTKLLDAIKRKDDQEVQSLLEQGADPNAVCHDGCISACHLAALAGGEALSLLHARHAKLMCYDLFGRTPLHFAAWEGNIAQVALLLDIPKDIRVKIKHPLSQDVLEEIRANNSQFQDLANKRCMLGEVTSEHLEELEEIIGRHRFSKDLPVILMGWTPLHAASVNARDECVRLLLAAGSDPNARDDKGRSPLDVVGFMHYCGREINPNEFANVIHQLLETNPASSNNEIKLSHTPLHTAVEVESIEAITDLLAFGASVCSQNQDGLTPLHLCVMKKLKKHLQIFVKNDKHNALVTTVDLVGRTILHTAVLSNWSTGVCIALAEGADPLALAHDGESPFHLAAALGNLNIVNEILSVVDIKNNINIKNMHSQTPLFKAVDNGHTNCVIKLLKCGASITVTTGQGMNVLHVAAKRGYHDILNILLDHNDADTKELIDSQIENCKQKFGPIHFAVWHNHPECVKLLLTKNASVLMNSSGVNMVITPLHLAALKNNVEIAKILIEFNAATIHEVDYFGFTPLHAASYCASRKVVIFLLKQGANLAAITREKKVITKTSVDMIMKNMSQPTDFMEEVFDSCIHGFLLSTLLANHTNLTTPYTSNDNNTNSTSFNTSNVNDANGIISYTPTSNIWFQILRWPLILLVIQEIFHYKYSKKYVTQLESWLKLCLIYLIIYLISYNKSSSDTITYRNAAAIAMLLSWIQLMFFLSGSPTYGYYVPMFRMVSLNMVKVLLTFGFLIIGFSLSFMIVFHAEEPFENPFAAIIKTMVMMTSEFDYENLMGKIKENEGLTPFLIPVRVVFVGFLIFTAIVLMNLMVGVAVNDLQNLEFLGNIGKTEKQVEFLSFLENVKNFLRCNRLIAYCFPITKKTVKKSIILGTNELSCKYFNKLPSHLRDSIFDIALRHKRQRDELLGSKTYNTKLDEIYKVIVKNSKQDELCSSPEPMEEEGQNKNQHIKEEINATQSIESLITELKLHLDSRFKQNQNSIELLNIKIDNILNKLNM
- the LOC115445900 gene encoding transient receptor potential channel pyrexia isoform X1; the encoded protein is MHKLTLFNMLKCKRGEDEEESSENNLLQHEDVSLELEEVITSGKDNLNSISSSQCETGSPSKVEVQVQVHCDGHTQDPGLAKNSTLESNKRNERFQRGLDTKLLDAIKRKDDQEVQSLLEQGADPNAVCHDGCISACHLAALAGGEALSLLHARHAKLMCYDLFGRTPLHFAAWEGNIAQVALLLDIPKDIRVKIKHPLSQDVLEEIRANNSQFQDLANKRCMLGEVTSEHLEELEEIIGRHRFSKDLPVILMGWTPLHAASVNARDECVRLLLAAGSDPNARDDKGRSPLDVVGFMHYCGREINPNEFANVIHQLLETNPASSNNEIKLSHTPLHTAVEVESIEAITDLLAFGASVCSQNQDGLTPLHLCVMKKLKKHLQIFVKNDKHNALVTTVDLVGRTILHTAVLSNWSTGVCIALAEGADPLALAHDGESPFHLAAALGNLNIVNEILSVVDIKNNINIKNMHSQTPLFKAVDNGHTNCVIKLLKCGASITVTTGQGMNVLHVAAKRGYHDILNILLDHNDADTKELIDSQIENCKQKFGPIHFAVWHNHPECVKLLLTKNASVLMNSSGVNMVITPLHLAALKNNVEIAKILIEFNAATIHEVDYFGFTPLHAASYCASRKVVIFLLKQGANLAAITREKKVITKTSVDMIMKNMSQPTDFMEEVFDSCIHGNDLNLHDSNCKVTVDYSILLPDFGDKFLADIESKTYKIEQMSVIEAIIGSGNRQNQNRLLLHPLIQSFLWLKWRALSPFFYCMIIVYIWFAISFTGFLLSTLLANHTNLTTPYTSNDNNTNSTSFNTSNVNDANGIISYTPTSNIWFQILRWPLILLVIQEIFHYKYSKKYVTQLESWLKLCLIYLIIYLISYNKSSSDTITYRNAAAIAMLLSWIQLMFFLSGSPTYGYYVPMFRMVSLNMVKVLLTFGFLIIGFSLSFMIVFHAEEPFENPFAAIIKTMVMMTSEFDYENLMGKIKENEGLTPFLIPVRVVFVGFLIFTAIVLMNLMVGVAVNDLQNLEFLGNIGKTEKQVEFLSFLENVKNFLRCNRLIAYCFPITKKTVKKSIILGTNELSCKYFNKLPSHLRDSIFDIALRHKRQRDELLGSKTYNTKLDEIYKVIVKNSKQDELCSSPEPMEEEGQNKNQHIKEEINATQSIESLITELKLHLDSRFKQNQNSIELLNIKIDNILNKLNM